From the genome of Paraburkholderia aromaticivorans, one region includes:
- a CDS encoding MarR family winged helix-turn-helix transcriptional regulator: MTEPSSTPTPDVISEYQLGESVGYLLSRVKSTMSNLVNQRSMAELGITSQQGSILFMVASGKCLLAAELAREYGVDASAITRLIDRLEKRGLLTRVRSNEDRRVVRLALTPEGLAIAARMPAIFNSVMDHLLGGFTPEEVGFLKSMLRRVLVNSGEHTGLTRDAASNFDSKS; this comes from the coding sequence ATGACCGAGCCGTCCTCTACACCCACGCCGGACGTCATCAGCGAGTACCAGCTAGGCGAAAGTGTCGGCTACCTGCTATCGCGCGTGAAATCGACCATGTCGAACCTGGTGAATCAGCGCAGCATGGCCGAGTTGGGCATTACCAGCCAGCAGGGCAGCATCCTGTTCATGGTGGCGAGCGGCAAGTGCCTGCTGGCAGCCGAACTGGCGCGCGAATACGGCGTCGACGCAAGCGCCATCACGCGTCTGATCGACCGTCTGGAAAAACGCGGCCTGCTGACACGGGTGCGCAGCAACGAAGACCGGCGCGTCGTGCGCCTCGCGCTGACGCCCGAAGGTCTCGCGATCGCCGCCAGAATGCCCGCTATTTTCAATAGCGTGATGGACCACCTGCTCGGCGGCTTTACCCCGGAAGAAGTTGGTTTTCTGAAGAGCATGCTGCGTCGCGTGCTCGTCAATTCCGGCGAACATACGGGACTAACCCGTGATGCAGCAAGCAATTTTGACAGTAAATCGTAA